Below is a window of Ignavibacteriota bacterium DNA.
AGGAACAACAATAATTTTTGTTAACTCTGTCTGCGGATGTGCAGGCGGCGTTGCACGACCGGCGTTTGTTCAATCCATGCAACACACGGTGAAGCCGGATGTATTTGCTACAGTCTTTGCCAGCGGTGACCGTGAGGCAACAGCCCGCGCCCGTGAATATTTTACCGGAATGCCTCCGTCTTCTCCATCATTTGCTTTGCTCAAAGATGGAAAACTTGTTCAGATGATTCATCGCTCCGAAATAGAAATCAGCGATGCACAAAGTGTTACTAAAGTATTGACGGATGCTTTCGAGAAGCATTGTCTTCCCAGAAACTAATCGCGAAATATAAAACAACAACGCCTCGCACTTGAACAGCACGAGGCGTTTTTCGTTCTCCACAAGACGACTCAATTTTTCCCGACCTATCAGTCACAACAGTTGCCGCGGCAACCGTGTTTCACGTCCAGCCCGTGTTGTCCCTGCCCGTGTCCCCGGTTCATTCGTTTTCCATGCCCGAAACCTTGTCGTTGCCCCATGTGCTTTTTCATCATTACGCGATGTTCCTTCCAGAGTTCCTGCTGTTCCGGTTGTAAAATTTTATTGACTTTGAACCAGTGCGATATTGCATTCAACTTCATCTCGTTTTGCACTTTGCTGATGTCGCTGATGACCGATTCAATGTTCCCTTGGTCGGGTTTGTCTTCATCGAATAAATCCCTGAGAGTGAGTCGCATCGTTTGGACTTTTGCCCGAAGTTCAATATTCTTTTTCTGAAACTCTGAACGGAACTTGTCGAATTGTTCTTCTTGCTCTTCCGTCAGATGTAACCGGTCTATGAATGGTTTGTGTCCCGTTGGAGGACCGAAATCATCATCGTCCATCCAGCGCGGTTGAGCAAAGACAAACGCCGTAGTGAGAACAAATAAAACTAAAATCTTCTTCATACTATTTTCCTTTCGTTAATGTGTTGTTTGAAATTTTCACAATGTTAGACCGTTCGTTCGCGAAAGAAGTTTAACAAACAAGGCATTTTTCTATAAGGCAGAAAATCTGTAAATTGGTGTCGCCTTATAGAAAACAAGGCAAACCAACAGCAAATGAAAGGCTTTTGCGTCCTGTTTCACTCTCAATGAGGGAACAGGATTTTTCATTCTTAGAAACATCATCATTTTATGCAGACTCGAAACAATATCAGAAATATTGCAATTATTGCGCACGTTGACCACGGCAAAACGACACTCGTTGACCACATGCTCAGACAAACAGGAACCTTTCGCGAAAATCAGGAAGTTGTAAAACGCGTCATGGACTCGAACGACCTTGAACGCGAACGGGGCATTACTATTCTTGCAAAAAACACATCCGTGTTTTACAAACAACCGGGAAAGGAAGTAACGAAAATTAATATCGTTGATACCCCGGGTCACTCGGATTTTGCCGGAGAAGTTGAACGCACGCTGAAAATGGTTGATGGTGTCTTGTTGCTTGTTGATGCCGCGGAAGGTCCTCTTCCCGGAACAAAATTCGTATTGAAAAAATCGCTCGAACTCAATCTTCAACCAATTGTTGTCATCAACAAGATTGATAGAAAAGATGCCCGCGCGCATGTAGTACTTGATGAAGTGTTCGAACTGTTTCTTTCGCTCGGTGCGCACGACCACCAGTTAGATTTTCCAACTATTTATTGCATAGCAAAACAAGGAATTGCAAAGAACGAACTTGAAGAAGAAGGAGTGAACCTCGAACCTTTATTTCAGGCAATCGTTAATAAAATTCCACCGCCTCCGGGAGATGCTTCGCTTCCGTTTCAAATGCTCGTCACGACAATTGATTACAGCGATTATCTCGGACGACTTGGCATCGGAAGAATTGCGCGCGGCACTATTCGTTTTGGTTCGCCGATGAAAATTATTCATCGCGACGGAGTTGTTGATGACGCGCGTGTGACAAAAATTTATACCTTCGAAGGATTGAAGCGGATTGAAGCGCAGGAAGCACACGCAGGCGATGTCATCGCTCTTGCAGGAATGGAAGATGTTGACATCGGTGAAACTATCGCCGATGCCGCAGACCCGACACCGCTTCCGTTCGTCACCATTGAAGAACCAACACTCTCGATGAATTTCATCGTCAACAATTCTCCGTTTGCCGGAATGGAAGGGAAATACGTAACGACGAGAAATCTTGGTGAACGTTTGGCGCGTGAACTCCGCTCTAACGTCAGTTTGCGCGTCGAACTGACAGATTCGCCCGATATGTTCAAAGTAAGCGGGCGCGGTGAACTACATCTCGGCATTCTCATTGAAACGATGCGACGTGAAGGATTTGAGTTTCAGGTTTCCGCGCCGGAAGTAATTTACAAACGCATAGACGATGTGCTGAGTGAACCGATTGAACATGTTATTATTGATGTGCCCGACGAACATGCAGGAATCGTTATTCAAAATCTTGGTTCGCGCAAGGGAATAATGAAAAACATGCTGCAAACACAAGGGAATACGCGATTGGAGTTTCTCGTTCCCGCACGCGGTTTGCTCGGCTTCCGTTCCGAATTTATGACAGACACAAAAGGAACAGGAATTCTTCACCACAACTTTCACGGATACGAACCGTTCAAGGGTGAACTCTCCACTCGACACAAAGGCGCTGTCGTTCAACTTGAGGATGGTTTGGCAACCGGGTATGCGATGTTCAAATTACAGGAACGCATTACGTTTTTTATCGAACCCGGAACAAAAGTATATAAAGGAATGATTGTCGGCGAGAACGCGAGGGATGAGGACATTATTGTCAACGTTTGCAAGACCAAGCAATTGACGAACATGCGCGCAAGCGGAGCCGACGAGGCAATCCGTTTAGAACCGCCGCGCATTCACTCACTCGAACAAGCAATCGAGTGGATTGCTGACGATGAATATATCGAAGTAACACCGCAATCACTTCGTCTTCGAAAAAAATATCTTGACCATAACGAACGGACAAGGATGTCAAAGAAAAAAGCAGTAACAATAGATTGAAGTAAAAAGAAACCCCGCTTAACAAAACGGGGTTTCTTTTTTGTTTGAGACGAGGCACGATCCTATAGATTCGTTTCGCTGAGATTGTATTATTATATTCTGGCAAAATATTTCAACGAAGTGAATCGTAATAACCCAATGCAGAAATCAAAGCAAGAAGAAAAACCGCCCTACGTAATAATTCTTCTCCTGATAATTTTTACCGTTATTGCTTTTGCAGATGTTTTTACTTCAGGGTTCATTAATTATGATGACCCCGATTATGTAACAGAAAATATTCATGTTCGGGAAGGCATTACTCCGCAAACAATCAAATGGGCATTTACAACAACTCTCCAGGCAAACTGGCATCCCCTGACATGGCTCTCGCTTGCGTTTGATTACTCGTTGTTTGGTCTCAATGCGACATCCTTTCATGCGATGAATTTTCTCTTTCACCTTCTGAGTAGTATTTTCCTGTTTTTCATTTTTGAACGGATGACGCACTCACGATGGCAGAGTGCATTTGTCGCTTTTGTCTTTGCGCTTCATCCGCTTCATGTCGAGTCTGTTGCCTGGATTTCTGAACGGAAAGATGTTCTTTCCGGTTTTTTCGGGATACTCACAATCGGGGCATACATTGTTTTTCGGCAATCATCAAACAAGAAATATTATTTCCTGATGCTTGCTTTCTTCATTCTTGGATTGATGGCAAAACCGATGTTGGTAACTCTTCCCTTTGTTCTTCTTCTTCTTGATTATTGGCCCCTCAACCGGTTCGCTATCGGAACGTCAAAGACACATCGGAAACCCAACAGCAGACAACTGTTTCAACAAAGCGTGATAGAAAAAATTCCGTTGTTTCTTTTCTCTGCCGCTTCAAGTATTGTAACATTCCTCGTTCAACAGCAAGGCAAAGCAATGCTCTTCGGGGAGACGTTGCCATTTCAAAAACGTATCGTCAATGCCATCGTTTCATATGCTCAATATGTTGGAAAAGCAATTTATCCTACAAACCTTTCCATATTTTACCCTCATCAGGGAAAGACATTATCATCTATTGAAGTTGGTATTGCGATAGTAGTTCTTGCACTGATAACATACTTTGCCTGGAAACAAAAAGTTCAACGCCCCTATCTTCTCATCGGATGGCTCTGGTTTCTCGGAACATTAGTTCCGGTGATAGGCATTGTTCAGATAGGTATGCAGGGGTTGGCGGACAGATACATGTATTTACCGATTATCGGGCTTGCAATCATGGTAGCATGGGGCGTTCCCTCTTTTTTGAAAACGTGGCGCAATTCCCGACAGTTTATTATTGCCTCATTTGCCATCGTCGTTCTTTGTATGATAGTAGGAACCCGTTTGTATGCAAGTAAATGGAAAGATACAACATCATTGTTTAGCCATGCTCTTTCCGTTACTTCGAATAATTATATTGCCCATGATTGTCTCGGCACAGAGTTAGCTGATTCGGGAAAACATACAGAAGCGGCCCGGCATTTACGAGAAGCGGTTCGAATCATGCCGACCTATACATATTCCAAATCGAAACTCGGTGCCATTCTTCTTTCACAAGGAAATATTGATGAAGCCATTTCTTACTTCCTTCTTTGTCTCCGTGATATGCCCGATAACGTTTCAACAAACAATAATTTGGGCGTAGCGTTTGCCGCGAAAGGTCAGTTAGAAAAAGCTGCCACGTACTGGAATCGCGCAATAGAAATCGACCCGGAAAACGCCGATGCTCACTCTAACCTTGCTCGTCTATATTCCATTCAAGGAAAAACAGAGAAAGCAATTCAGGCATTTGAGACTGTATTGCGGCTTGATGCGAACCATGTTCAGGCGCATTACAATTATGGAAATCTGCTTGCAACAACCGGGAAAACACAAGATGCAAAGTTTCATTATTCTGAGGCTCTCCGAATTACTCCCGGCTTTCAAGATGCGCGAACTGCTTTAAGAAAACTTGAAGACAAGTAACTTATTCATGTGTGAATCATTATCCGGAACAAGTCAGCGATGCAAACAAAAAAACAACAACAAGAACACAAATCTCAATATGTTATCATTCTTCTTCTTTCTGTTGCAACCGTTATTGCGTTCGCAGGAGTAGTAGAATCCGGATTCACCAACATTGATGACAACGGCTATGTTACACAAAATGCACAGGTGAAATCGGGGATTTCTTGGCAGACCGTTGTCTGGTCGTTCTCGACGACAAAACACGCGAACTGGCATCCCCTGACATGGCTTTCGCTTGCTCTTGACAAATCGTTGTTTGGTCTTGATGCAAGATATTTTCATGCAACCAATCTTTTCCTCCATCTTCTCAGCAGCATTCTCTTGTTTCTTGTGTTGGAAAGAATGACCCGCTCTCGCTGGCAAAGCGCGTTTGTCGCGTTTGTCTTTGCTCTTCATCCGCTTCATGTCGAATCTGTCGCATGGATTTCCGAACGGAAAGATGTTCTCGCCGGATTCTTTTGGATGCTGACGATGGGTGCGTACAGTTTCTATCATCAGTCATCTCAGAAGAAATATTATTACATCACTCTGATATTCTTTATGCTGGGATTAATGGCAAAACCGATGTTGGTAACGCTTCCATTTGTTCTCCTTCTTTTAGATTATTGGCCACTGAATAGAATTTCTTTGAGCAATGTTTCTACTGGTCGTGAGAAAAAGCAACCCATCATACCATTGAAACAGAGTCTACTGGAAAAATTACCATTCATTATTCTTGCCATCGCATCAAGCATCATAACCTTTATTGCCCAACGACAAGGCGAAGCGATGAACCTGGGAGATGCCTTACCTTTTCATGAACGCCTTATCAACGCCATCATTTCGTATGCGCAATACATTGGAAAAACGTTTGTACCGACCAATCTTGCAGTGTTTTATCCGCATCCGGGGAGTGACTTTTCGCCGGGTATGCTGGCTGGTGCAACGATACTTCTTTCCCTCATTACCATTGTTGTGTGGAAACAAAAAACGCAACGTCCATTTCTTGCTTTCGGATGGCTTTGGTTTCTTGGAACATTAATTCCCATGCTCGGTATCGTGCAGGTTGGAATGCAGGGCATGGCAGACCGTTATATGTATGTGCCAATAATCGGGCTTGCGGTGATGTTGGCGTGGGGAGTTCCATCGTTGATGAATCAATGGAAGAATCATCGTACGATTCTTCTCGTTACGTTTGTGTTCGTAACATTGAGTATGATGTTTGCGACGCGGACTCAGGTATCATATTGGAAAAACAGCAAGACAATTCTTGAACATACGCTCAGTGTTACAACAGATAACTATTTTGCACATTACTGTCTCGGTCTTGATTTTGCGGATTCAGGAAAAACCGATGAGGCAATCCTGCACTTCCGTGAAGCGCTTCGTATCAACCCGTCGTATCCACTGACCCACAATAATTTGGGAGCGGCGCTTTCACGCAAGGGTAATTTCGATGAAGCGATTCCTCTTTTCAGGGAAAGCATTCGTCTAATGCCTTCTCATCCGCCAACATACAATAATTTCGGAGTGACACTTGCACAGCAAGGTAAACTCGATGAGGCGGAAACACAATGGCTTCGCGCAATTGAGTTAGACCCGGAGTTTGCCGATGCTCATGCAAATCTCGGTCGTCTGTTTTTTCTTCAGGAAAAGACTGAGGAAGCGATTCAACACTTCGAAACCGCGATACGGCTTGATGCGAACCATGTCAACGCCCATTTCAATTACGGTAACGTACTTGCGAAAGCGGGAAAGGTTGAAGAAGCGAAGTTTCATTATTCAGAAGCGCTACGGGTTGCGCCGGGGTTTCAGGCGGCTCGAACTGCCTTACGTCAACTTGGTGGAAGGTAAGTGAGCCCGGCTCTTTCATCGCAATTCGGAGAAGTCGGTGTAAAAATGGAAATCGAAACAACAGCCATATTGCAGAGGATGGGGCTGTCTCACAAGTTAGATTTCACTGTAGGCGCAACCTTCATGGTTGCGTTTCCACATCAAAAACGCAGACATAAAGTCTGCGGCTACTCTTTATTTAGATTTTTGAGACAGCCCCATTTCTCTGCTGACTTTTGTTAAGCACCCGATGACGGGTCACTTGTCTTTAGTGAAAACCAATCAATTTTTCTCGTCAGGTACATGACGAACGAGAGGATGAGTAAGAGCCCCAAACTTCCTAACAACAAGGCGTAGTCCTGAAGTTGTAATGTAACATAGAGAAAACTGTACAGCAACACGAGGACACTAAGAATAATCATCATGATTCTCCCGCTCTGAGTTATCCATTTTGTGTACACCGTAATCAACCCAATGATACTGATGCTGGAAATTAAATACGCAACATTGAAGGTAACATGTTCAGACAGTGAAAGAAGAAGCGCGTAAAAAAGAACCAACGCGAACCCTATCAATCCATATTGGACTGGATGAAGAAGTATCTTCCCAAGTACTTCTGTCAGAAAGTATGCGAGGAATGTTAACGCAATAAACATGATTGCATATTTTACCGTCCGCATCGTTTTCTGGTATTCATCAACAGGAACGAGTAACCGAACTCCAAAAGAATTTTCTTCGATGTTATTGTCCACATCGGTAAGGTTATCCGGGATGTTTCTGTTTAATTCCAGTACTCTCCATGTTGCCTCGAATCCGTTCGATGTAATTGTTCTTGATTCCGGCAGAAAGCTTCCAAGAAAACTTGGATTGCTCCATGGTGATGAAACCATCACCGATGTTTCTTTTCCAACAGGAACAACACGGAAATCCGTCGCTCCGTTGAGATTCAACTGAAGAGAAAACGAATATCGTTCTTTTTCCGGTGTGATTGCAGGGAAATATCTCACGCCGGAGTGAATAGCGGAGGGAATATCAGTGCCTGCTTTTGGAGAATATGGAACTTGTTCCCACATCAGTAAAGCGGAATCTTTTATTCCTTTGAGGTCGGAAATTCCCAGCGTGACAGACGCTTCATCCCACAACAAATTTTCGATTGGCTTTTTTTGTTCTTGAAGAGTGAGGAGTGAAAAATCGCCGGAAAGATTCACGGTTGAATTGTAGAGGATCACTTCATAAATTCCACGGTATCTCACGTTCGGGTCAAGGGATGAGTTGATAGATACATGTTC
It encodes the following:
- a CDS encoding BrxA/BrxB family bacilliredoxin, with translation MYDILIDQIKQEVTKHGVRELRTPEEVDSLLQNQKGTTIIFVNSVCGCAGGVARPAFVQSMQHTVKPDVFATVFASGDREATARAREYFTGMPPSSPSFALLKDGKLVQMIHRSEIEISDAQSVTKVLTDAFEKHCLPRN
- a CDS encoding periplasmic heavy metal sensor is translated as MKKILVLFVLTTAFVFAQPRWMDDDDFGPPTGHKPFIDRLHLTEEQEEQFDKFRSEFQKKNIELRAKVQTMRLTLRDLFDEDKPDQGNIESVISDISKVQNEMKLNAISHWFKVNKILQPEQQELWKEHRVMMKKHMGQRQGFGHGKRMNRGHGQGQHGLDVKHGCRGNCCD
- the typA gene encoding translational GTPase TypA, with the translated sequence MQTRNNIRNIAIIAHVDHGKTTLVDHMLRQTGTFRENQEVVKRVMDSNDLERERGITILAKNTSVFYKQPGKEVTKINIVDTPGHSDFAGEVERTLKMVDGVLLLVDAAEGPLPGTKFVLKKSLELNLQPIVVINKIDRKDARAHVVLDEVFELFLSLGAHDHQLDFPTIYCIAKQGIAKNELEEEGVNLEPLFQAIVNKIPPPPGDASLPFQMLVTTIDYSDYLGRLGIGRIARGTIRFGSPMKIIHRDGVVDDARVTKIYTFEGLKRIEAQEAHAGDVIALAGMEDVDIGETIADAADPTPLPFVTIEEPTLSMNFIVNNSPFAGMEGKYVTTRNLGERLARELRSNVSLRVELTDSPDMFKVSGRGELHLGILIETMRREGFEFQVSAPEVIYKRIDDVLSEPIEHVIIDVPDEHAGIVIQNLGSRKGIMKNMLQTQGNTRLEFLVPARGLLGFRSEFMTDTKGTGILHHNFHGYEPFKGELSTRHKGAVVQLEDGLATGYAMFKLQERITFFIEPGTKVYKGMIVGENARDEDIIVNVCKTKQLTNMRASGADEAIRLEPPRIHSLEQAIEWIADDEYIEVTPQSLRLRKKYLDHNERTRMSKKKAVTID
- a CDS encoding tetratricopeptide repeat protein, which encodes MQKSKQEEKPPYVIILLLIIFTVIAFADVFTSGFINYDDPDYVTENIHVREGITPQTIKWAFTTTLQANWHPLTWLSLAFDYSLFGLNATSFHAMNFLFHLLSSIFLFFIFERMTHSRWQSAFVAFVFALHPLHVESVAWISERKDVLSGFFGILTIGAYIVFRQSSNKKYYFLMLAFFILGLMAKPMLVTLPFVLLLLDYWPLNRFAIGTSKTHRKPNSRQLFQQSVIEKIPLFLFSAASSIVTFLVQQQGKAMLFGETLPFQKRIVNAIVSYAQYVGKAIYPTNLSIFYPHQGKTLSSIEVGIAIVVLALITYFAWKQKVQRPYLLIGWLWFLGTLVPVIGIVQIGMQGLADRYMYLPIIGLAIMVAWGVPSFLKTWRNSRQFIIASFAIVVLCMIVGTRLYASKWKDTTSLFSHALSVTSNNYIAHDCLGTELADSGKHTEAARHLREAVRIMPTYTYSKSKLGAILLSQGNIDEAISYFLLCLRDMPDNVSTNNNLGVAFAAKGQLEKAATYWNRAIEIDPENADAHSNLARLYSIQGKTEKAIQAFETVLRLDANHVQAHYNYGNLLATTGKTQDAKFHYSEALRITPGFQDARTALRKLEDK
- a CDS encoding tetratricopeptide repeat protein yields the protein MQTKKQQQEHKSQYVIILLLSVATVIAFAGVVESGFTNIDDNGYVTQNAQVKSGISWQTVVWSFSTTKHANWHPLTWLSLALDKSLFGLDARYFHATNLFLHLLSSILLFLVLERMTRSRWQSAFVAFVFALHPLHVESVAWISERKDVLAGFFWMLTMGAYSFYHQSSQKKYYYITLIFFMLGLMAKPMLVTLPFVLLLLDYWPLNRISLSNVSTGREKKQPIIPLKQSLLEKLPFIILAIASSIITFIAQRQGEAMNLGDALPFHERLINAIISYAQYIGKTFVPTNLAVFYPHPGSDFSPGMLAGATILLSLITIVVWKQKTQRPFLAFGWLWFLGTLIPMLGIVQVGMQGMADRYMYVPIIGLAVMLAWGVPSLMNQWKNHRTILLVTFVFVTLSMMFATRTQVSYWKNSKTILEHTLSVTTDNYFAHYCLGLDFADSGKTDEAILHFREALRINPSYPLTHNNLGAALSRKGNFDEAIPLFRESIRLMPSHPPTYNNFGVTLAQQGKLDEAETQWLRAIELDPEFADAHANLGRLFFLQEKTEEAIQHFETAIRLDANHVNAHFNYGNVLAKAGKVEEAKFHYSEALRVAPGFQAARTALRQLGGR
- the creD gene encoding cell envelope integrity protein CreD, which gives rise to MNESRLKNSVLLRMVLVGVLTLVLLPPTVMIESLIIERQERRDEAIKDVSQGWGGSQLLTGPILTVPYMKKNSGKDGDIQYSKEYLQILPEHVSINSSLDPNVRYRGIYEVILYNSTVNLSGDFSLLTLQEQKKPIENLLWDEASVTLGISDLKGIKDSALLMWEQVPYSPKAGTDIPSAIHSGVRYFPAITPEKERYSFSLQLNLNGATDFRVVPVGKETSVMVSSPWSNPSFLGSFLPESRTITSNGFEATWRVLELNRNIPDNLTDVDNNIEENSFGVRLLVPVDEYQKTMRTVKYAIMFIALTFLAYFLTEVLGKILLHPVQYGLIGFALVLFYALLLSLSEHVTFNVAYLISSISIIGLITVYTKWITQSGRIMMIILSVLVLLYSFLYVTLQLQDYALLLGSLGLLLILSFVMYLTRKIDWFSLKTSDPSSGA